One genomic segment of Cerasicoccus sp. TK19100 includes these proteins:
- a CDS encoding sigma-54-dependent transcriptional regulator, which yields MLHSLLIVDDEKHTRDGLMAAFEDDYEVSVARDAEEAFRLLDADEFTVVLTDLRMAGQSGLKVIDKAVGMAYRPIVIMMTAYGNVETAVEAMKRGAYDFVTKPLNLEKLEIVIKRAIKGRKMEQENVELHERLDRKFSFKGIIGNSAPLQQVLEEVKQVAPTKATVMLYGETGTGKELVAQMVHQNSPRSRGPFVPVHCAAIPANLLESELFGHEKGAFTGANERRIGRFEAADGGTLFLDEIGEIDAQTQVKLLRFLETRTVERLGSMKPIPVDVRLVCATNRDLRAEVDAGKFREDLYFRLSVVPLTLPPLRVRNDDIPLLLDHFIHQFAEENSLPAPRLASSAMKALQGYKWPGNIRELRNFCENVVVMKRGGEITEYDLDPRFLGSGEAAARATDGAGKGAAFTSEATPPLSKEESEKRLLRRALQEAHGNRTKAAQLMGISRRTLHRKLARWPELDTQA from the coding sequence ATGTTGCACAGCCTCCTCATCGTCGACGACGAGAAGCACACGCGTGACGGCCTTATGGCGGCGTTTGAAGACGACTACGAAGTATCCGTGGCGCGGGATGCCGAGGAGGCTTTTCGCCTGCTCGATGCGGACGAGTTTACCGTCGTGCTGACCGACTTACGCATGGCCGGGCAAAGCGGCCTCAAGGTCATCGACAAGGCTGTGGGCATGGCTTACCGCCCGATCGTTATCATGATGACGGCCTATGGTAATGTGGAAACTGCGGTCGAAGCGATGAAGCGCGGTGCCTATGATTTCGTCACTAAGCCGCTGAATCTTGAGAAGCTGGAAATCGTCATTAAGCGCGCGATCAAGGGGCGCAAGATGGAGCAGGAAAATGTGGAGCTGCACGAGCGGCTGGACCGCAAATTCAGCTTTAAAGGCATCATCGGCAACAGCGCGCCGCTGCAGCAGGTGCTGGAAGAGGTCAAGCAGGTCGCCCCGACCAAGGCCACCGTGATGCTCTACGGCGAGACTGGCACAGGTAAGGAGCTCGTCGCGCAAATGGTCCACCAAAACAGCCCGCGTAGCCGGGGCCCGTTTGTGCCGGTGCACTGCGCCGCGATTCCGGCGAACCTGCTGGAAAGCGAACTGTTTGGCCACGAGAAGGGTGCCTTTACGGGGGCGAATGAGCGGCGCATCGGGCGCTTCGAGGCAGCCGATGGCGGGACGCTTTTCTTGGACGAAATTGGCGAAATCGACGCGCAGACCCAGGTAAAGCTGCTGCGTTTTCTGGAGACGCGCACCGTGGAGCGCCTTGGCAGCATGAAGCCGATCCCGGTAGACGTGCGCCTGGTTTGCGCGACCAACCGCGACCTGCGCGCCGAGGTCGATGCGGGCAAATTCCGCGAGGACCTTTACTTCCGCCTCAGCGTGGTGCCGTTAACCTTGCCGCCGCTGCGGGTGCGCAATGACGACATCCCGCTGCTACTCGATCACTTTATCCACCAGTTCGCCGAGGAGAATAGCCTGCCCGCACCGCGCCTGGCCTCGTCCGCGATGAAGGCGCTGCAGGGCTACAAGTGGCCCGGCAACATTCGCGAGCTGCGCAACTTCTGCGAGAACGTCGTGGTGATGAAGCGCGGCGGAGAGATTACGGAATACGATCTGGACCCGCGGTTCCTGGGCAGTGGCGAAGCTGCCGCACGTGCAACGGACGGAGCAGGGAAGGGCGCGGCTTTCACCAGCGAGGCAACGCCACCCCTTTCCAAAGAAGAAAGCGAAAAGCGACTGCTCCGCCGCGCTTTGCAGGAAGCCCATGGCAATCGCACCAAGGCCGCGCAGCTCATGGGCATCTCCCGCCGGACGCTCCACCGCAAGCTCGCACGCTGGCCGGAGCTGGACACGCAGGCCTGA
- a CDS encoding DUF7452 domain-containing protein, producing MSPPCFSQLFTIGLTAILCALSIPLNAALEAFTHTATAENTTANATTLDHATTNDRPQHLLLITGNLGELNPHHLRARYDTVSDRWQVINEDGAPMTLGAKFNVLAVDPASKHAFRVTASSKNRTRGGIMVSHPASDFNPTARLFVTTQDSETPPMGALSTSYNGVYWIIQREDGQPIPDGARFNVIAVQEGKTESLGMTPFKAFADTHTIDIGNTRNNATAIKYIDSQAKLFVFRYRTGPGENAAAPVLRYDGSDWQILHHDYSPLERHEVFNCLHITPSYAATERVDAGNLNIGWLIIDNRASYAARLKLDFLLENTPRSLSTPVLQPGSKISIRVPERAVELKLTGDITDGKTIQSPINERFDAIPNATLRFSGDLQAPKWELVE from the coding sequence ATGTCCCCTCCCTGTTTCAGTCAACTCTTCACGATTGGCCTAACTGCCATACTGTGCGCCCTCAGCATTCCGTTAAATGCTGCCCTGGAAGCATTTACCCACACGGCAACGGCTGAAAACACCACTGCGAACGCCACCACACTGGACCACGCTACGACCAACGACCGCCCACAGCATTTACTCCTGATTACCGGTAATCTCGGCGAGTTGAACCCCCACCATCTGCGCGCGCGCTACGATACCGTTTCCGATCGCTGGCAGGTTATCAATGAGGACGGTGCCCCCATGACGCTCGGCGCAAAGTTCAACGTCCTCGCGGTCGACCCGGCCTCCAAGCATGCCTTCCGCGTGACCGCTTCGTCGAAGAATCGCACGCGGGGAGGCATCATGGTTTCCCACCCGGCGAGCGATTTCAACCCCACCGCCCGGCTGTTTGTCACGACTCAGGATTCCGAAACACCGCCCATGGGAGCGCTCAGCACAAGCTACAACGGCGTTTACTGGATCATCCAGCGTGAAGACGGCCAGCCGATTCCCGATGGTGCACGCTTTAACGTGATCGCAGTTCAGGAGGGCAAAACCGAGTCCCTGGGCATGACCCCATTTAAGGCCTTTGCCGACACCCACACGATCGACATTGGCAACACCCGCAACAACGCCACCGCGATCAAATACATCGACTCGCAGGCCAAGCTTTTTGTGTTCCGCTACCGCACCGGCCCGGGCGAAAACGCGGCGGCTCCCGTGCTCCGCTACGATGGCTCCGATTGGCAAATCCTTCACCACGACTACTCCCCCCTTGAGCGACACGAAGTCTTCAACTGCCTCCACATCACCCCGTCTTACGCCGCCACGGAAAGAGTGGACGCGGGTAATCTAAACATCGGTTGGCTCATCATCGACAATCGGGCCAGCTATGCCGCGCGTTTAAAGTTGGACTTTCTGCTCGAAAACACGCCCCGCAGTCTTTCGACACCGGTCCTGCAACCCGGAAGCAAAATCAGTATCCGTGTACCCGAACGCGCCGTAGAGCTAAAGCTGACCGGAGACATCACCGATGGGAAAACCATCCAAAGCCCGATCAATGAACGATTCGATGCCATCCCCAATGCGACCCTCCGATTCAGCGGCGACTTACAGGCACCCAAATGGGAGCTGGTGGAATAA
- a CDS encoding RluA family pseudouridine synthase — MENDTQPPGEWVEITASPEDAGGRADKALARALPDWSRQRLKVLFDERKVSLNDSPTAGKVKVAEGDVLKVFLPEPPSTKVTPIEYPLEVLFEDEHLVAINKPAGIVTHPGAAVEPPTLCHALLHHTGGKLAQAGGEDRPGVVHRLDKPTTGVIVFAKTDEAYYNLVKAFAERATKKEYFAIVAGSPQLEAGSILEPVERDPFYRTRMAVREDGRPAHTDWQVVERLSHHHCLVHCRIHTGRTHQIRVHMGHLGMPLLGDKIYGYQPRAGERKATDIYLHAARLELPHPETGESLVIEAERPAAFESQLEALRQA; from the coding sequence TTGGAAAACGATACGCAGCCTCCGGGCGAATGGGTGGAAATCACCGCCAGCCCGGAGGATGCCGGTGGCCGCGCCGATAAGGCGCTAGCCCGTGCCTTGCCCGATTGGAGCCGACAGAGGCTCAAAGTCCTGTTCGATGAGCGCAAGGTTTCGCTCAATGACTCGCCGACGGCGGGCAAGGTAAAGGTGGCCGAGGGCGATGTGCTCAAGGTTTTCCTGCCGGAGCCGCCGTCGACCAAGGTCACGCCGATTGAATATCCGCTGGAAGTGCTGTTTGAGGACGAGCACCTGGTGGCGATCAATAAGCCGGCGGGTATCGTGACCCACCCCGGTGCTGCGGTGGAGCCACCGACGCTCTGCCACGCGCTGCTCCACCACACTGGCGGTAAGCTGGCGCAAGCTGGCGGCGAGGACCGCCCTGGCGTGGTCCACCGGCTCGACAAGCCGACCACGGGCGTCATCGTTTTTGCCAAAACCGACGAGGCCTACTATAACCTGGTTAAGGCCTTCGCCGAGCGGGCGACCAAGAAGGAGTATTTTGCCATTGTCGCGGGCTCACCACAGCTGGAGGCGGGGAGTATACTGGAGCCGGTTGAGCGCGATCCTTTTTACCGCACGCGCATGGCCGTGCGTGAGGATGGCAGGCCCGCGCACACGGATTGGCAGGTCGTCGAGCGGCTGAGCCACCACCATTGCCTCGTGCATTGCCGGATTCACACCGGGCGCACGCATCAGATCCGCGTGCACATGGGCCACCTGGGAATGCCTTTGTTAGGTGATAAAATCTACGGCTATCAGCCCAGGGCAGGGGAGCGTAAGGCGACGGACATTTATCTGCACGCCGCGCGGCTCGAGCTCCCGCACCCCGAGACGGGAGAGAGCCTGGTCATCGAGGCGGAAAGACCGGCGGCCTTTGAGTCGCAGCTCGAAGCATTGCGCCAAGCTTAA